A single genomic interval of Psychroserpens sp. NJDZ02 harbors:
- a CDS encoding sensor histidine kinase has product MDENIIDGQEQVIVALVYGLIFLVLLTIGLILFFHYSRRKIIQKELEKAALKLENQQKILQTSIAIQERERKRIAQDLHDAISSKLNIVSLTTNVLLIDQTISEKQKTALEQILNITTGTLESARKIAHDLLPPILNEFGLKAALQELFEDFSKHTKIEIEDNVEALTRLSKNDQLHVFRIVQELINNSIRHGKANELVVYMEQNKTDFVIRYQDNGQGFDVKKIHEKSGIGLQNIKSRVKILKGTLKIESTPNNGSQFIIRCSYER; this is encoded by the coding sequence ATGGACGAAAACATTATCGATGGACAAGAACAAGTAATAGTAGCCTTAGTCTATGGCCTTATTTTTTTAGTGTTACTTACCATTGGACTGATTTTATTTTTTCATTATTCAAGACGAAAAATTATTCAAAAAGAGCTTGAAAAAGCGGCTTTAAAACTTGAAAATCAGCAAAAAATATTGCAAACCTCTATTGCTATACAAGAGAGAGAACGCAAACGTATTGCTCAAGATTTACACGATGCTATCAGCTCTAAGTTAAACATTGTAAGTCTAACCACTAATGTTTTACTGATAGATCAAACCATTAGCGAGAAACAGAAAACTGCTTTAGAGCAAATATTAAATATTACTACGGGAACTTTAGAAAGCGCACGTAAAATTGCACACGACTTATTACCTCCTATTTTAAATGAATTTGGTCTTAAAGCCGCCTTGCAAGAGTTATTTGAAGACTTTTCTAAACACACTAAAATAGAGATTGAAGATAACGTTGAAGCATTAACTAGACTATCAAAAAACGACCAACTACATGTCTTTAGAATCGTTCAAGAATTAATTAACAACTCGATTAGACATGGTAAAGCTAACGAGTTAGTCGTTTACATGGAACAAAATAAGACCGATTTTGTAATACGCTATCAAGACAATGGACAAGGGTTTGATGTTAAAAAAATACACGAGAAATCAGGAATAGGCCTTCAAAACATAAAAAGTAGAGTTAAGATTTTAAAAGGAACACTAAAAATAGAAAGCACACCCAATAACGGAAGTCAATTTATAATACGTTGTAGTTATGAAAGATAA
- a CDS encoding YraN family protein produces MASHNELGEKGEQLAVDFLVENNYDIIERNYRFDKAEVDIIAQKEDVLAIIEVKTRSTTGFGNPQDFVKPKQIQRLVKAVDKYVTSNELEVEVRFDIIAIVKQNNQFKIEHLENAFYHF; encoded by the coding sequence ATGGCGAGTCATAACGAACTTGGTGAAAAAGGAGAACAACTAGCGGTCGATTTTTTAGTTGAAAACAATTACGACATTATAGAGCGTAACTACCGTTTTGATAAAGCCGAAGTTGATATTATCGCACAAAAAGAAGATGTTTTGGCAATAATTGAAGTTAAAACAAGATCCACAACGGGTTTTGGTAATCCTCAAGATTTTGTAAAACCAAAACAAATCCAACGTTTAGTAAAAGCTGTAGATAAGTATGTGACTTCAAACGAATTAGAGGTCGAGGTGCGTTTTGACATTATTGCGATTGTAAAACAAAACAACCAATTTAAAATCGAACATTTAGAAAACGCCTTCTATCATTTTTAG
- a CDS encoding helix-turn-helix domain-containing protein — MLKTFTEFSTNGTLKISDQSLLKQFTTSKQIGLYTFILTGSNTITAEVDGVPLVLKPHQILSLTPIQNFKFIDGDDSVIYQFNQEFYCIKDHDKEVGCAGVLFFGNDTIPVISLNENEQHKFNVLHDMFLDEIETEDTIQAEMLRMLLARFIIKTTRLLKNETPTSILTKATDETLRQYNLLVETHFKEAHQVSFYAEKLFKSPKTLSNSFAKSGQSPLKIIHERLVLETKRQLMYTDKTAKQIAYDIGFEDASHLSRLFKKQTSITLSDFKKGL, encoded by the coding sequence ATGCTAAAAACATTTACAGAGTTTTCTACCAATGGAACATTAAAAATTTCTGACCAAAGTCTTTTAAAACAGTTTACAACCTCAAAACAAATTGGACTTTACACCTTTATTCTTACTGGTAGTAATACCATTACTGCAGAAGTAGATGGTGTCCCCCTGGTTTTAAAACCGCATCAAATTTTATCCTTAACCCCTATACAGAATTTTAAATTTATCGATGGGGATGATAGCGTAATCTATCAATTCAATCAAGAATTTTATTGCATAAAAGACCACGACAAAGAGGTGGGTTGTGCTGGTGTTTTATTTTTTGGAAATGATACTATTCCCGTGATTTCTTTAAATGAAAATGAACAGCATAAATTTAATGTACTTCATGATATGTTTTTAGATGAAATCGAAACAGAAGATACTATTCAGGCCGAAATGCTTAGAATGTTATTAGCACGCTTTATAATTAAAACGACACGTTTACTAAAAAACGAAACACCTACTTCAATACTTACCAAAGCTACAGACGAAACATTAAGACAGTATAACTTATTAGTAGAAACCCATTTTAAAGAAGCCCATCAAGTTAGTTTTTACGCAGAAAAATTATTTAAGTCTCCAAAAACACTATCTAATAGCTTTGCTAAATCAGGACAAAGCCCTTTAAAAATTATTCATGAACGTTTGGTATTAGAAACCAAACGCCAATTAATGTATACTGATAAAACTGCTAAGCAAATTGCTTACGATATTGGTTTTGAGGATGCTTCACACTTAAGCAGATTATTTAAAAAACAAACTAGCATTACCCTTTCTGATTTTAAAAAGGGTTTATAA
- a CDS encoding LD-carboxypeptidase, whose amino-acid sequence MSKKRILLMLCCTIFFFGNNTVFAQDKTETKLIQPAYLKAGDTVAIVAPSGVLRHRSEEVNRAKKLLESWKLHVVIGKNVYSQADHFAGTDQERCEDFQIALDDPKIKAIWSARGGYGTVRILDKLDYTKFLEHPKWVIGYSDITALHNQIHNLGVQTLHAIMGVSLPENLSDIEASITTFKNTLFGKPLSYTLKGSPFNREGAVKGPLVGGNLTLLHTMLGSKESLDTSGKILFIEEIGEYKYHIDRMLQSLKRAGYFDNCKGVVVGGMSRMRKNTTLWGTSVEQLILDALSEYDFPIAFNMPAGHEKDNRALILGREMSLKVEKSKSTLVFDE is encoded by the coding sequence ATGTCAAAAAAGAGAATATTACTGATGCTGTGTTGCACTATTTTTTTCTTCGGAAATAATACGGTGTTTGCACAGGATAAAACCGAAACTAAATTGATACAACCAGCCTATTTAAAAGCAGGAGATACTGTTGCTATTGTAGCGCCTTCTGGTGTTTTGCGACACAGATCAGAAGAAGTAAATCGAGCTAAAAAATTATTAGAAAGTTGGAAGCTTCATGTTGTTATTGGTAAAAACGTGTACAGTCAAGCCGATCATTTTGCAGGAACAGATCAAGAACGTTGCGAAGATTTTCAGATAGCATTAGATGATCCTAAGATAAAAGCCATTTGGTCTGCACGTGGAGGTTATGGGACGGTTAGGATTTTGGATAAATTAGATTATACCAAATTTTTAGAACATCCTAAGTGGGTTATTGGTTATAGTGATATTACAGCATTACACAATCAAATACATAATCTAGGTGTGCAAACGTTACATGCTATAATGGGCGTGAGTTTACCTGAAAATTTATCAGATATTGAGGCCAGTATTACAACTTTTAAAAATACACTTTTTGGTAAACCTTTAAGTTATACCTTAAAAGGATCTCCTTTTAATAGAGAAGGAGCGGTTAAAGGTCCGTTGGTTGGAGGTAATCTAACCTTATTACATACTATGTTAGGCTCAAAGGAAAGTTTAGATACGTCAGGAAAAATTCTGTTTATTGAAGAGATAGGCGAATATAAATACCATATAGACCGTATGCTACAAAGTTTGAAACGCGCAGGCTATTTTGATAACTGCAAAGGAGTTGTTGTGGGAGGTATGAGTAGGATGCGTAAAAACACCACGCTTTGGGGGACTTCGGTAGAGCAGCTAATTTTAGATGCCTTATCAGAATATGATTTTCCGATAGCCTTTAATATGCCAGCAGGTCATGAAAAAGACAACCGCGCATTAATTTTAGGACGTGAGATGTCATTAAAAGTAGAAAAGTCAAAATCAACTTTAGTCTTTGACGAATAA
- a CDS encoding lipocalin family protein: protein MKQVITVLFLSLLFSCGTSKTVKQSKKTIKGEWVINSISYSEAGTYKVSLFNDVSKTCFEQSTWKFIPNNNSGVYTINDSNCNTGERNFNFTIQEIDPNTGLYNFLLKPTDAKGNSETNQGFRLTLAQLSETNMKWEQTLTVDEKPFTINMNFIKL from the coding sequence ATGAAACAAGTCATAACCGTTTTATTTTTAAGTCTACTATTCAGTTGTGGTACTTCAAAGACAGTAAAACAATCTAAGAAAACAATTAAAGGAGAATGGGTGATAAACTCAATAAGTTATAGCGAAGCTGGAACTTATAAAGTATCCCTTTTTAATGATGTCTCAAAAACCTGCTTTGAGCAAAGTACTTGGAAATTTATTCCAAATAATAATTCTGGTGTATACACCATTAATGATTCCAATTGCAATACAGGGGAAAGAAACTTTAATTTCACCATTCAGGAAATAGACCCTAATACAGGATTATATAATTTCCTTTTAAAACCAACAGACGCCAAAGGTAACAGCGAAACAAATCAAGGTTTTAGACTAACATTAGCTCAACTTTCTGAAACTAACATGAAATGGGAACAAACACTAACCGTGGATGAAAAACCTTTTACAATTAACATGAACTTTATAAAATTATAA
- a CDS encoding OmpA family protein: MKTIFNKISITALTLIITISFTSCSSVKNANNKQKGGVIGATGGALLGAIIGNNIGKGGNGELGAVIGGVVGGGAGVLIGNKMDKQAQQIEEEIPGAVVERVDEGIVITFDENSGVYFDTAKYGVNAKSQESLNKLVGVFKEYPDTNILVVGHTDSVGSEENNLVLSKNRANAVTNYLTNQGLSSSRFTTNWFGETQPMYDNTTAEGRAKNRRVNVAILPNEKMINDAKAQSGEN; this comes from the coding sequence ATGAAAACTATATTTAATAAAATATCAATCACAGCATTAACACTAATAATAACTATAAGTTTTACAAGTTGTAGCAGTGTAAAAAATGCCAATAACAAACAAAAAGGTGGTGTTATCGGCGCTACAGGAGGCGCTCTTCTAGGTGCTATAATTGGTAACAACATTGGAAAAGGTGGTAACGGAGAACTTGGAGCTGTCATTGGAGGTGTTGTTGGTGGAGGTGCCGGAGTCTTAATTGGAAACAAAATGGACAAGCAAGCACAACAAATTGAGGAAGAAATACCTGGAGCGGTTGTAGAGCGTGTTGACGAAGGTATTGTAATTACTTTTGACGAAAATAGTGGTGTTTATTTTGATACTGCAAAATATGGTGTCAATGCAAAGTCACAAGAATCATTAAATAAACTTGTTGGTGTTTTCAAAGAATACCCAGATACTAACATATTAGTTGTTGGTCATACAGACAGTGTTGGTAGTGAAGAAAACAACCTGGTATTATCTAAAAACAGAGCCAATGCGGTTACTAATTACTTGACCAATCAAGGACTGAGTAGTAGTCGTTTTACAACCAACTGGTTTGGAGAAACACAACCAATGTACGATAACACAACAGCTGAAGGCAGAGCAAAAAACAGACGTGTAAATGTGGCTATTTTACCAAATGAGAAAATGATTAACGATGCTAAAGCACAATCTGGAGAAAACTAG
- a CDS encoding Bax inhibitor-1 family protein: MENNHDNYQGASTHLSLVSDADRTAFYKKTYGHVAGGVLAFVLFEYLLLQSDALVQFMLSMTQGYKWLLLLGGFMLVTTYAESTAMKTADKNKQYLAYGIYILAQAVIFIPMIYMAAYYMESGGEILQQAGLVTLALFTGLTAVVMLTNKDFSFLKAGLTIGFFIALGLIIAGTIFGFDLGLWFSGAMCLLAAGSILYQTSQIKDKYTTEDYIPAALGLFASLMLLFWYVLRIFMSRD, from the coding sequence ATGGAAAATAATCATGACAACTATCAAGGGGCAAGCACACATTTAAGTCTTGTTTCTGATGCAGACAGAACTGCATTTTACAAAAAAACGTATGGCCATGTGGCTGGAGGGGTTTTAGCATTTGTTTTATTTGAATATTTACTATTACAAAGTGATGCACTTGTACAGTTTATGTTGTCTATGACACAAGGTTACAAGTGGTTATTATTGTTAGGTGGTTTTATGTTAGTAACAACGTACGCCGAAAGTACAGCAATGAAAACTGCAGATAAAAACAAGCAATATTTAGCTTATGGTATTTACATTTTGGCGCAAGCCGTAATTTTTATCCCTATGATTTATATGGCTGCTTATTATATGGAATCTGGAGGAGAGATACTGCAACAAGCAGGATTAGTAACGCTTGCTTTATTTACAGGCTTAACGGCAGTAGTAATGCTAACAAATAAAGATTTTTCGTTCCTAAAAGCGGGATTAACTATTGGGTTTTTTATAGCCTTAGGGTTGATTATTGCAGGAACAATCTTTGGTTTTGATTTAGGTTTATGGTTTTCTGGAGCCATGTGTTTATTAGCAGCGGGATCAATATTGTATCAAACGTCACAAATAAAAGACAAGTATACAACGGAAGATTACATTCCGGCAGCATTAGGTTTGTTTGCTTCGTTAATGTTATTATTCTGGTATGTACTTAGAATATTTATGTCAAGAGACTAA
- a CDS encoding phage tail protein: MASADPLLGSISMFAGNFAPRGWAFCNGQLLSISQNTALFSLIGTIYGGDGVTSFAVPDLRGRAPIHSGGGSGGSTGPGLSPRPLGQRQGEEYHPLSIVELPTHSHPAQGEIKVSSGEATLGQATSNSSIATPGKNVGRNFEAYLGFNEATPDVVLNANSNSVHVQNSGGNQPHNNMQPYLAINFVIALVGVFPSRS; the protein is encoded by the coding sequence ATGGCATCAGCAGACCCATTATTAGGATCGATCAGTATGTTCGCAGGAAATTTTGCTCCAAGAGGATGGGCGTTTTGCAACGGACAATTATTATCAATTTCACAAAACACAGCATTATTTTCTCTTATAGGAACCATTTACGGTGGTGATGGAGTCACTTCTTTTGCAGTACCAGATTTAAGAGGTAGGGCTCCAATTCACTCTGGGGGCGGTTCTGGAGGTAGTACAGGTCCTGGACTTAGTCCTAGACCTTTGGGCCAAAGACAAGGGGAGGAATATCATCCTTTAAGTATCGTTGAATTGCCTACGCACAGTCATCCTGCTCAGGGAGAAATAAAGGTCAGCTCTGGCGAAGCTACTTTAGGACAGGCCACGAGTAACTCCTCAATTGCAACTCCAGGGAAAAATGTAGGTAGAAATTTTGAGGCATATTTAGGGTTTAATGAAGCGACACCTGACGTTGTTTTAAACGCTAATTCAAATTCTGTACATGTACAAAATAGTGGAGGAAATCAACCTCACAACAACATGCAACCCTACTTAGCTATTAATTTTGTTATTGCTTTAGTAGGCGTTTTTCCTTCAAGAAGTTAA
- a CDS encoding histone deacetylase → MLKIAYHPIYCHPLPEGHRFPMLKYELLPAQLIHEGTCTEANFFEPNRMLNEAPILAVHDPEYFYDLLNITLDTRAARKIGFPLSEVLIEREIIIADGTIKASEFALKHGIAMNIAGGTHHAYTNRGEAFCMLNDQAIGARFLQKKGLAKRILIIDLDVHQGNGTAEIFKNAPTVFTFSMHGKHNYPFKKEQSDLDIPLENNVGDTEYLSILHDTLPKLITNFQPDFIYYLCGVDVIASDKLGKLGLTVTGCQARDQFVLETCKSNNIPVMCSMGGGYSPDIKTIVEAHANTFRLAQEIYF, encoded by the coding sequence ATGCTTAAAATAGCTTATCACCCTATTTACTGCCATCCATTACCTGAAGGACATCGTTTTCCGATGTTAAAATACGAATTACTTCCTGCTCAATTAATCCATGAAGGCACTTGTACTGAGGCTAATTTTTTTGAACCTAATAGAATGCTAAACGAAGCGCCAATATTAGCAGTACACGATCCTGAGTATTTTTACGACTTACTTAATATTACATTGGATACGCGTGCTGCACGTAAAATAGGCTTTCCGTTAAGTGAAGTTTTAATTGAACGTGAAATTATTATTGCAGATGGCACCATAAAAGCAAGTGAATTTGCCCTAAAACATGGTATCGCAATGAATATTGCTGGCGGAACACATCATGCGTATACTAATCGTGGCGAAGCCTTTTGCATGTTAAATGACCAAGCAATTGGGGCGCGATTTCTTCAAAAAAAAGGATTAGCAAAACGTATTTTAATAATAGATTTAGACGTACATCAAGGTAACGGGACTGCCGAAATTTTTAAAAATGCCCCAACTGTGTTCACGTTTTCTATGCATGGCAAACATAATTATCCGTTTAAAAAAGAACAAAGCGATTTGGATATTCCTTTAGAAAACAATGTTGGAGACACGGAATACCTTTCTATTTTGCATGACACATTACCCAAACTTATTACAAACTTCCAACCCGACTTTATCTATTATTTATGTGGTGTAGACGTGATTGCTTCAGATAAATTAGGCAAATTAGGACTCACGGTTACAGGCTGCCAAGCACGCGATCAATTTGTTTTAGAAACTTGTAAATCTAACAACATACCAGTTATGTGTAGTATGGGTGGCGGTTACAGTCCAGACATTAAAACCATTGTAGAAGCGCATGCCAATACGTTTAGATTGGCGCAAGAAATTTATTTTTAA
- a CDS encoding response regulator transcription factor gives MKDKIKIALADDELLFRQGLKAILETNEAIDVLFDVENGEYLIQELRTAKTLPEIVVTDLKMPELNGVEVTKLIKKEFPDIKVIALTSYFSKPFILNMISIGAVAYLAKNSTPALMIKTIEEVAAKGFHYDIQVMQYIHESIVNPADKKVKSSFDTNYFTKREIEVLELICQQQTTCDIAENLFISPRTVEGHRNNLLLKTESKNVAGLVIYALKNKLVSLDKDTFN, from the coding sequence ATGAAAGATAAAATAAAAATTGCATTAGCAGATGACGAACTTTTATTTAGACAAGGTCTAAAGGCTATTTTAGAAACTAATGAAGCTATAGATGTCCTTTTTGACGTTGAAAACGGAGAGTATTTAATACAAGAATTAAGAACTGCTAAAACCTTACCCGAAATAGTAGTGACCGACCTTAAAATGCCAGAACTTAATGGCGTTGAAGTCACTAAGCTTATTAAAAAAGAGTTTCCGGATATTAAAGTTATTGCATTGACTAGCTATTTTAGTAAACCTTTTATTTTAAATATGATTTCTATAGGCGCAGTTGCCTATTTAGCAAAAAACAGTACACCAGCGCTGATGATTAAAACCATAGAAGAAGTGGCAGCTAAAGGCTTTCATTATGACATACAAGTCATGCAATACATTCATGAAAGCATTGTAAATCCAGCAGACAAAAAAGTAAAGTCTAGTTTTGATACTAATTATTTTACTAAACGTGAAATAGAAGTCTTAGAGCTTATTTGTCAACAACAAACTACTTGTGATATTGCCGAGAACTTATTTATAAGTCCTAGAACTGTTGAAGGACACCGTAATAATCTATTACTTAAAACAGAATCCAAAAACGTTGCTGGCCTAGTTATTTATGCTTTAAAAAACAAACTAGTATCCTTAGACAAGGATACTTTTAATTAA
- a CDS encoding Tex family protein, translated as MLKYIISKTNLPEKSVKNTIDLLNQDATIPFISRYRKEATGNLDEVQIGDIVKYKDEFEALEKRKKAILKALEEQDVLTVDLKTKVNACKDLTTLEDLYLPFKKSRKTKAETARKNGLEPLAKIIMSQNANDVESIAFKYVKNDIKTVDDALEGARHIIAEWINERTDIRNNLRNQLERHAMISTKVVKTKKEDENAQKFRDYFEWEEALSRIPSHRLLAILRAEKEGFIRVKIEIDKIKALENIDRRIIKSENACADQIELGISDAYKRLLFPSLSNEALQKAKEKADTSAISVFAKNLKQLLLGSPLGEKRVLAIDPGFRSGCKVVCLDAQGVLLHNENIYPHPPKSDSIGAMNKLSTLTETYNIEAIAIGNGTASRETEALVKKIKFKNDIQVFVVSEAGASIYSASKIARDEFPNYDVTVRGSVSIGRRLQDPLAELVKIDAKSIGVGQYQHDVDQAKLQKELDVVVENCVNSVGVNINTASTSLLSYVSGIGPKLAENIFNYRNENGVFTSRNAIKKVPRLGGKAFEQGAAFLRIREAKNPLDDSAVHPESYNIVEKMAKDLNVTLNDLIGNQELLKKIDLKKYCTDTVGLLTLEDIIKELEKPGLDIREEAKVFTFNQNIKTINDLVAGQLLPGIVNNITNFGCFVDVGIKESGLIHVSNLSDSFVKDVNEHVHLHQQVIVKVLEVDVPRKRIQLKLNK; from the coding sequence ATGTTAAAATACATAATTTCCAAAACCAATCTACCCGAAAAATCAGTAAAAAACACCATTGATTTACTAAATCAAGATGCGACTATTCCGTTTATTTCAAGATATAGAAAAGAGGCAACTGGCAACTTAGATGAAGTTCAAATTGGAGACATTGTAAAATATAAAGACGAATTTGAAGCGTTAGAAAAACGAAAAAAAGCAATATTAAAAGCTCTTGAAGAGCAAGATGTTTTAACCGTAGATTTAAAAACAAAGGTTAATGCATGTAAAGATTTAACGACGCTTGAAGATTTATATTTACCATTTAAGAAAAGCAGAAAAACTAAAGCGGAAACGGCTCGTAAAAATGGATTAGAACCTTTAGCAAAAATCATCATGTCTCAAAATGCAAATGATGTCGAATCTATCGCATTTAAATACGTCAAAAACGACATTAAAACTGTTGATGATGCTTTAGAAGGTGCTAGACATATTATTGCAGAATGGATCAACGAGCGCACAGATATACGGAATAATTTACGTAATCAACTGGAGCGTCATGCTATGATTTCCACGAAAGTGGTAAAAACAAAAAAAGAGGATGAAAATGCTCAAAAATTCAGAGATTATTTTGAATGGGAAGAAGCGTTAAGTCGCATTCCATCTCATAGATTATTAGCCATTTTAAGAGCTGAAAAAGAAGGTTTTATTCGTGTTAAAATTGAAATAGATAAAATAAAGGCGTTAGAAAACATTGATAGACGTATTATTAAAAGCGAAAACGCCTGCGCAGATCAGATTGAGTTAGGCATTAGCGACGCGTACAAACGACTATTATTCCCGTCTTTAAGCAATGAAGCGTTACAAAAAGCGAAAGAGAAGGCTGATACATCTGCTATTTCTGTATTTGCAAAAAACTTAAAACAACTATTATTAGGTTCGCCTTTAGGCGAAAAACGAGTACTTGCAATTGATCCTGGTTTTAGATCAGGTTGTAAAGTGGTTTGCTTAGATGCGCAAGGGGTTTTACTGCATAACGAAAATATCTATCCGCATCCTCCAAAAAGTGATAGTATTGGTGCTATGAACAAACTATCGACTTTAACGGAAACCTACAATATTGAAGCTATCGCCATAGGAAACGGGACAGCATCCAGAGAAACGGAAGCGTTGGTTAAAAAAATTAAATTTAAAAATGACATACAAGTCTTTGTGGTTAGCGAGGCTGGAGCAAGTATTTACTCGGCTTCAAAAATTGCGAGAGACGAATTTCCTAATTACGATGTCACCGTTAGAGGAAGTGTTTCTATTGGACGACGTCTACAAGATCCTTTAGCCGAACTAGTAAAGATTGACGCTAAATCCATCGGTGTTGGACAATACCAACATGATGTGGACCAAGCCAAACTACAGAAAGAACTAGATGTCGTAGTTGAAAATTGTGTAAATAGTGTTGGTGTCAATATTAATACAGCAAGTACATCGTTATTAAGCTATGTCTCTGGAATAGGTCCAAAATTAGCCGAAAACATTTTTAATTACAGAAACGAAAACGGTGTTTTCACTAGTAGAAATGCGATAAAAAAAGTACCCCGTTTAGGCGGAAAAGCTTTTGAACAAGGCGCTGCATTTTTAAGAATTAGAGAGGCTAAAAACCCGTTAGACGACTCGGCAGTACATCCTGAAAGTTATAATATAGTCGAGAAAATGGCTAAAGATTTAAACGTCACTTTAAATGATTTGATTGGTAATCAAGAGTTGCTTAAAAAAATAGATTTAAAAAAATACTGTACGGATACTGTTGGTTTACTAACCTTAGAAGATATTATTAAAGAACTTGAAAAGCCAGGCTTAGATATTAGAGAAGAAGCTAAAGTCTTTACTTTTAATCAAAATATTAAAACAATAAACGACTTGGTTGCGGGGCAATTATTACCCGGTATAGTCAATAACATTACTAATTTTGGATGTTTTGTGGACGTCGGAATTAAAGAAAGTGGCTTAATACACGTCTCTAACTTATCCGATAGTTTTGTAAAAGATGTTAACGAACATGTGCATTTACACCAACAGGTTATTGTTAAGGTTTTAGAAGTTGATGTTCCGCGAAAGCGTATCCAATTAAAACTAAACAAATAA
- a CDS encoding zinc metallopeptidase — translation MFSGQIGYFILIGAIGLISSLVAGKLKSKFAFYSKVHLRNGMTGAEIARKMLADNGIRDVEVISVKGQLTDHYNPTNKTVNLSEVVYGHANAAAAAVAAHEVGHAVQHATAYSYLTMRSKLVPIVQVTSKMSQWVIMGGLVLMASQAMGAAGQYVAIAGLVMMGFATLFSFVTLPVEYDASNRALAWLKAKNMVTPEEYKGAEDALKWAARTYLVAAIGALASLLYWAMQILGRRD, via the coding sequence ATGTTTTCAGGACAAATAGGATATTTTATATTAATCGGAGCGATAGGCTTAATAAGTTCTTTGGTAGCTGGGAAGCTAAAAAGTAAGTTTGCATTCTACTCTAAAGTACATTTACGTAACGGAATGACGGGAGCAGAAATTGCAAGAAAAATGCTAGCAGATAATGGGATTAGAGATGTGGAAGTTATTTCTGTAAAGGGACAATTAACAGATCACTACAATCCGACCAATAAAACCGTTAATTTAAGCGAGGTCGTTTATGGTCATGCCAATGCAGCTGCCGCAGCAGTAGCAGCTCACGAGGTTGGTCATGCGGTACAACATGCCACAGCGTATAGTTATTTAACCATGCGTTCTAAATTAGTGCCAATAGTACAAGTCACTTCAAAAATGTCCCAATGGGTTATTATGGGAGGATTGGTGTTAATGGCAAGTCAAGCTATGGGCGCAGCAGGACAATATGTAGCCATAGCTGGTTTAGTAATGATGGGTTTTGCAACCCTATTTAGTTTTGTAACACTGCCGGTAGAGTATGATGCTAGTAACCGTGCATTAGCCTGGTTAAAAGCTAAAAATATGGTAACACCAGAAGAGTATAAAGGGGCTGAAGATGCGCTTAAATGGGCAGCTAGAACGTATTTAGTGGCAGCTATTGGTGCATTAGCATCGTTATTATACTGGGCCATGCAAATTTTAGGAAGACGAGATTAA